The following are from one region of the Paenibacillus bovis genome:
- the bglA gene encoding 6-phospho-beta-glucosidase BglA — MTQLPANFLWGGALAAHQFEGGWNAGGKGPSVVDVMTAGAHGVPRRITDTVEEGTFYPNHEAIDFYHRYKEDIALFAEMGLKCLRTSIGWSRIFPQGIEETPNEEGLQFYDDVFDELLKHGIEPVITLSHFEMPLYLAREYGGFRSRKVIDCFVRFAEVCFDRYKDKVKYWMTFNEINNKMDVNNPLFLWTNSGVMVQEGENPKEVMYQASHHELVASALAVAKGKAINPDFQIGAMVSHVPIYPYSSNPEDVMLAEEEMRQRYFFPDVHVRGYYPSYALKEFEREGYNIVFEEGDDEILRNGTVDYLGFSYYMSTTVKSDVNNDNTGDIVNGGLPNSVANPYIQSSDWGWAIDPTGLRYTLNRFYDRYQIPLFIVENGFGAIDTVEEDGSIHDHARIEYLKSHIEALEKAVTYDGVDLLGYTPWGIIDIVSFTTGEMKKRYGMIYVDRDNEGNGSMERYKKDSFEWYKQVIASRGEQL, encoded by the coding sequence ATGACACAATTACCAGCTAACTTTCTATGGGGCGGCGCACTTGCTGCCCATCAATTCGAGGGCGGATGGAATGCCGGTGGCAAAGGACCCAGCGTCGTCGACGTAATGACTGCCGGCGCACACGGCGTACCCCGCCGCATTACCGATACTGTGGAAGAAGGCACCTTTTACCCGAACCACGAAGCCATCGACTTTTACCATCGCTATAAGGAAGATATTGCTCTGTTTGCCGAAATGGGACTGAAGTGCCTGCGCACCTCCATCGGATGGAGCCGTATTTTCCCACAAGGCATCGAGGAGACGCCAAATGAAGAAGGGCTGCAGTTCTATGACGATGTATTCGACGAGCTGCTCAAGCACGGCATCGAGCCGGTTATTACCCTGTCCCACTTTGAGATGCCGCTCTATCTGGCACGCGAATACGGCGGATTCCGCAGCCGCAAAGTGATCGATTGCTTTGTCCGCTTTGCCGAAGTCTGCTTTGACCGGTACAAAGACAAAGTAAAATACTGGATGACCTTTAACGAGATCAATAACAAAATGGACGTGAATAATCCGCTGTTCCTGTGGACCAACTCCGGGGTGATGGTACAGGAAGGCGAGAATCCCAAAGAAGTCATGTACCAGGCCAGTCACCATGAACTGGTAGCGAGTGCACTGGCTGTTGCCAAAGGTAAAGCGATCAACCCGGATTTCCAGATCGGCGCGATGGTCTCCCATGTACCGATCTACCCGTACTCTTCCAATCCCGAAGACGTGATGTTGGCAGAGGAAGAAATGAGACAGCGCTATTTCTTCCCGGATGTACATGTACGCGGCTACTATCCGAGCTACGCCCTCAAGGAATTTGAACGCGAAGGCTATAATATCGTTTTCGAAGAAGGCGACGATGAGATTCTGCGCAACGGAACCGTCGATTATCTGGGCTTCAGCTACTACATGTCGACTACCGTCAAAAGTGATGTGAATAACGACAATACCGGCGATATTGTGAACGGCGGGCTGCCGAACAGCGTAGCCAATCCGTATATCCAGTCCAGCGACTGGGGCTGGGCGATTGATCCGACCGGTCTGCGTTATACGCTCAACCGCTTCTATGACCGCTACCAGATTCCATTATTTATTGTGGAAAATGGATTCGGCGCAATCGATACAGTCGAGGAAGATGGCTCAATCCATGATCACGCCCGTATCGAATACCTCAAATCCCATATCGAAGCCCTGGAGAAAGCTGTCACTTATGATGGCGTGGATCTGCTCGGTTACACCCCTTGGGGCATTATCGATATCGTATCCTTTACTACTGGCGAGATGAAAAAGCGCTATGGCATGATCTATGTAGACCGGGATAATGAAGGCAACGGCTCCATGGAGCGGTATAAAAAAGATTCATTCGAATGGTACAAACAGGTGATTGCGAGTCGCGGAGAGCAGCTGTAA
- a CDS encoding RNA polymerase sigma factor, whose product MPDASNRSEHARVQSIVEQVQQGSTEAYSELIHIFQRRIYVYCHYLLGNNEEAEDAVQEVLVKGFYEIRRFRPGVSYSAWLYRIAYNHCMNVLKKRKRQRSIIQDYIFSYSSRIAGEVDHSDQIDQLLEQLKPEEKHILILKVIEQYTFDEMEAITGIRNVTLRKKYERIRKKLSSTKQKGGILHARSYGTTK is encoded by the coding sequence ATGCCTGATGCTTCAAATCGAAGCGAACATGCCCGAGTACAATCGATTGTAGAGCAGGTGCAGCAGGGCAGCACCGAAGCCTACAGTGAACTTATACATATTTTTCAGAGACGCATCTATGTCTATTGCCATTATCTGCTCGGCAATAACGAAGAGGCCGAGGATGCCGTCCAGGAAGTGCTGGTCAAGGGATTTTACGAGATTCGCCGCTTCCGGCCGGGTGTCTCTTATTCGGCCTGGCTCTACCGGATTGCCTATAATCACTGCATGAATGTGCTGAAAAAAAGAAAACGACAGCGCTCTATCATACAGGATTATATCTTTAGCTACAGCAGCCGGATCGCTGGAGAAGTCGATCATTCCGACCAAATTGATCAGCTGCTGGAACAGCTGAAGCCGGAAGAAAAGCATATTCTGATCCTGAAAGTCATTGAGCAGTATACTTTTGATGAGATGGAAGCCATTACCGGTATTCGCAATGTTACACTCCGCAAAAAATACGAGCGAATACGCAAAAAGCTTAGCTCTACCAAGCAAAAAGGAGGAATACTGCATGCACGATCCTATGGAACGACCAAATGA
- a CDS encoding TetR/AcrR family transcriptional regulator, whose amino-acid sequence MVIIGRTKEFDHTEVLHEATLLFWEKGYEGTSMADLLAAMKISRSSMYETFVDKHHLYLQAIEHYKTIGQEKRDVLIHAESARQGLREYFDKHIQFAFDENSPRGCLITNAIAAIDAPDEQIAQVIQHRFDELGEIFYRLLQKGQQIGEIAPDRDIRNLSYMLLNLNHSINIAAKVGPERKRVEDMMEMVLSMI is encoded by the coding sequence ATGGTTATCATCGGAAGAACCAAGGAATTTGACCATACCGAGGTGCTGCACGAGGCGACCCTGCTATTTTGGGAAAAAGGATATGAAGGAACGAGCATGGCGGATCTGCTGGCAGCGATGAAGATTAGCCGATCCAGCATGTACGAGACCTTTGTAGACAAGCATCATCTGTATCTGCAGGCGATCGAGCACTACAAAACGATCGGTCAGGAGAAAAGGGATGTACTGATCCATGCGGAGTCGGCGCGGCAGGGACTGAGGGAATATTTTGACAAGCATATCCAGTTCGCGTTTGACGAGAACTCTCCAAGAGGTTGTCTGATCACCAACGCGATCGCAGCGATCGATGCGCCGGATGAGCAGATCGCTCAGGTGATCCAGCATCGTTTTGATGAACTGGGTGAGATTTTCTACCGTTTGCTGCAAAAAGGTCAGCAGATCGGCGAGATTGCCCCAGACCGGGATATTCGCAATTTGTCGTATATGCTGCTCAATCTCAATCACAGCATTAATATTGCTGCCAAGGTAGGACCGGAGCGCAAGCGGGTAGAGGATATGATGGAAATGGTCCTGTCGATGATCTGA
- a CDS encoding PadR family transcriptional regulator produces MSLQIYILGSLWHEERHPYDIKKRILENTSNTVSITDGNLYYNFDALHKKGYLDKVETVQSEGHPDKSNYAITESGREALKDMIYKSFKNPKDIRSLLAPLFFVRLVDISRIQFMLTEAIAQKEQELQEMTARTASWQPVNIEAGYEECYEFLIRYGRSGRTHELDNLKDLLGVISRMQEDRSDRQ; encoded by the coding sequence TTGTCTTTACAAATCTATATTCTGGGCTCGCTCTGGCATGAAGAGCGTCACCCGTATGACATCAAGAAACGGATTCTGGAGAACACCAGCAACACCGTCAGCATTACCGACGGCAATCTGTACTACAATTTCGATGCTCTTCACAAAAAGGGATATCTGGACAAGGTAGAAACCGTCCAATCCGAAGGCCATCCGGATAAAAGCAACTATGCGATCACGGAGAGCGGCCGCGAGGCGCTCAAGGATATGATCTACAAAAGCTTCAAAAATCCGAAAGATATCCGGTCGCTGCTGGCACCGCTTTTTTTTGTCAGACTCGTTGATATTTCGCGTATCCAATTTATGCTGACCGAAGCGATTGCACAAAAAGAGCAGGAGCTGCAGGAGATGACTGCACGTACAGCCTCTTGGCAGCCAGTGAATATTGAAGCAGGCTACGAGGAATGTTATGAGTTTCTGATACGTTATGGACGATCTGGTCGTACACACGAGCTGGATAATCTCAAAGATTTACTGGGAGTCATTAGCCGGATGCAGGAAGACCGCTCTGACCGACAGTAG
- a CDS encoding GntR family transcriptional regulator, giving the protein MLKYQHIANEIEKYIQDHALQQGDKLPVLDELMIQFGVSKSTIIKSLELLEEKGVIFQVRGSGIFVRRHRRKGYISLLSNQGFTRDLESFPITSKVLELDIRKPSREVAQNLNIDQEQDVYHVKRIRYIYEQTLCVEESYYNKSIVTYLNTEIATDSIFDYIRDGLGQKIGFSDSYLHIDKLNEEEAQYLGLQKGDPKMDVETIFHLSNGQPFDFSRLTYNYIQAQFFIQANGQ; this is encoded by the coding sequence ATGCTAAAATATCAGCACATCGCCAACGAAATCGAAAAATACATTCAAGACCATGCGCTGCAGCAGGGAGACAAGCTGCCGGTGCTGGACGAACTGATGATTCAGTTTGGGGTCAGCAAGAGTACTATTATCAAGTCGCTGGAGCTGCTGGAGGAAAAGGGTGTTATTTTCCAGGTACGCGGCAGCGGAATCTTCGTACGGAGACACCGGCGCAAAGGCTATATCAGCCTGCTGTCCAATCAGGGATTCACCCGTGATCTGGAGAGCTTCCCGATTACATCAAAAGTACTGGAACTGGATATCCGCAAGCCGAGCCGCGAGGTCGCCCAGAACCTGAATATCGATCAGGAGCAGGATGTATATCATGTAAAACGCATCCGCTACATCTATGAGCAGACGCTTTGCGTAGAGGAATCGTATTACAACAAGTCGATCGTGACTTATCTGAACACCGAGATTGCCACTGATTCCATCTTCGATTATATCCGCGATGGGTTGGGTCAGAAGATCGGCTTCTCGGATTCTTATTTGCATATCGACAAGCTGAACGAAGAAGAAGCGCAGTATCTGGGTCTGCAAAAAGGCGATCCCAAGATGGATGTAGAGACCATTTTCCATCTGTCCAATGGACAGCCGTTCGACTTTTCCCGATTGACGTATAACTATATTCAGGCACAGTTCTTTATCCAGGCGAATGGGCAATAA
- a CDS encoding beta-glucoside-specific PTS transporter subunit IIABC: protein MSGKVRDYPKLANDILKAVGGESNVTGATRCATRLRLVLKQSSPQAKEAVASMPGVITVVENAGQFQVVIGQHVGEVYDEFAKLVNLDTAEEQTEHKGTILNRIIATMSAVFAPFVYILAAAGIMQGLLIIANLLFAGFAETGTYQVISFISWAPFTFLPIFIAITAAKHFKTNTYIAVACCAALVSPSWAEMAAKIADGGSVNFLGIALTETTYTSSVLPPLFLVWILSYLERFLNKRMNEIIRPLFVPLLCMLIMVPLTIVLIGPITTLGANGIANGYNFLAENAPALAGAIIGGFWQVIVIFGVHWGVTPMVLANFEQYGRDSFQAYQTIAVVAQIGAVLGVILKARNQETRKIGISAGVTGLFGITEPAIYGVTLRFKKPMIFGCISGAVGAVVASFFNPYYFAYAGLPGPLTIVNSINADYPSSVWGILIGSAIAIVLPVILIQIFGYGVDEAKASGDSSLVEQQGQTGPAQQNDSDIPAGEENIASPLRGKIVPLTSVPDEAFSSGAMGSGIAIEPTDNKLYAPFDGTVATIAPTRHAIGLRSNTGVELFIHIGLDTVKLKGAPFTLKVQDGDTFRKGDLLLEFDKELIQREGIPTITPVLVTNAFDYKEIVVGTLENATTDADILTVVR from the coding sequence ATGTCGGGAAAAGTGAGAGATTATCCGAAGCTGGCTAACGATATTCTGAAGGCGGTAGGTGGCGAAAGCAATGTGACCGGAGCTACACGCTGCGCTACCAGATTGCGTCTTGTACTGAAACAATCCAGTCCGCAGGCCAAAGAAGCTGTCGCTTCCATGCCAGGCGTTATTACCGTAGTCGAGAATGCCGGACAGTTCCAGGTCGTGATCGGCCAGCATGTCGGCGAAGTATACGATGAATTCGCCAAGCTGGTGAATCTGGATACAGCCGAAGAACAGACTGAACATAAAGGTACGATTCTTAACCGCATTATTGCTACTATGTCCGCTGTTTTTGCTCCTTTTGTATACATACTCGCAGCGGCAGGTATTATGCAGGGACTGCTGATTATTGCGAACCTGCTGTTTGCCGGGTTTGCCGAGACCGGTACTTACCAGGTGATCAGCTTTATCTCATGGGCACCATTTACGTTTCTGCCGATTTTTATCGCGATTACGGCTGCCAAGCATTTTAAGACCAATACGTATATAGCCGTAGCCTGCTGTGCTGCACTGGTCAGTCCCAGCTGGGCCGAGATGGCTGCCAAGATCGCCGATGGCGGCAGCGTCAATTTCCTCGGAATTGCTTTGACCGAGACGACGTATACATCTTCCGTACTGCCACCGCTGTTCCTGGTATGGATTCTGTCTTATCTGGAACGCTTCCTCAACAAGCGGATGAATGAGATTATTCGTCCATTATTTGTTCCTTTGTTATGTATGCTGATTATGGTTCCACTGACAATTGTACTGATCGGACCAATTACTACACTGGGTGCCAACGGTATTGCAAACGGATACAATTTCCTGGCTGAAAATGCGCCTGCTCTGGCCGGAGCGATTATCGGCGGATTCTGGCAGGTGATCGTCATCTTCGGCGTACACTGGGGCGTGACGCCGATGGTACTCGCCAACTTTGAACAGTATGGACGTGATTCCTTCCAGGCGTATCAGACGATTGCAGTTGTCGCCCAGATTGGTGCCGTACTCGGTGTTATCCTCAAGGCCCGTAATCAGGAGACTCGCAAAATCGGTATCTCTGCCGGGGTAACCGGACTGTTCGGTATTACCGAGCCAGCGATTTATGGCGTTACCCTACGCTTCAAAAAGCCGATGATCTTCGGCTGTATCTCCGGTGCTGTTGGTGCCGTGGTGGCAAGTTTCTTTAACCCGTATTATTTTGCCTATGCGGGTCTGCCGGGACCACTAACTATTGTGAACAGTATCAATGCCGACTATCCTTCATCGGTATGGGGTATCCTGATCGGATCGGCGATTGCAATTGTTCTGCCGGTTATTCTGATCCAGATCTTCGGTTATGGCGTCGATGAAGCCAAAGCTTCCGGCGACAGTAGTCTGGTGGAGCAGCAGGGACAGACAGGTCCGGCTCAGCAGAACGACAGTGATATTCCTGCTGGTGAAGAGAATATCGCTTCCCCGCTGCGCGGCAAAATTGTCCCGCTGACCAGCGTGCCGGATGAAGCATTCAGCTCCGGTGCGATGGGTTCAGGTATCGCTATCGAGCCAACCGACAACAAACTGTATGCTCCATTCGACGGCACAGTAGCCACGATCGCACCGACCCGTCATGCGATCGGCCTGCGCTCCAATACCGGTGTCGAGCTGTTTATCCATATCGGATTGGACACCGTCAAGCTCAAAGGCGCACCTTTTACCCTCAAGGTGCAAGACGGCGATACTTTCCGCAAAGGCGACCTGCTACTCGAATTCGATAAAGAGCTGATCCAGCGCGAGGGTATTCCGACGATTACCCCCGTCCTGGTTACCAATGCTTTTGATTACAAGGAAATCGTCGTCGGCACTCTGGAAAATGCCACCACCGACGCCGACATCCTGACCGTTGTTCGCTAA
- a CDS encoding DUF4179 domain-containing protein codes for MHDPMERPNEEQLKLWEASIQTMHKSDVDLTDQIMNRIREQSTSNRNNERPEIKLARTGLIAVSVAAVLFLGLASSAYVSPSMAKALKEIPGASHIFAMAGDAGLKTADEQELLTRTSLADSHDGIHLMAPEFMYDGTRLSIALKRQLGDGQTPQQSLIQSIHDVQLQIDGAPISTYAGANGNNTVDPMMIPGYDPDTLIMEFSDRRNQQGPAFPDQFQLTVQMKIDGAKQPFTIHLPIQKNTQAMKIVTPNIQRQDKHVQFTVAKMEFTPVTTNITTKIQLSGGQKIDLDTIMIHYDVVDDQGHKLSELSGGNGYYEHDGSTLTTDSRFAPFTTLPKSITIKPYRQLLQKDDPSQFQMDANGNIKVEYLPELEVTIPLSQ; via the coding sequence ATGCACGATCCTATGGAACGACCAAATGAGGAACAACTCAAATTATGGGAAGCGAGTATCCAAACCATGCATAAAAGCGATGTAGATTTAACCGACCAGATTATGAACCGCATTCGTGAGCAATCCACCAGCAATCGTAACAACGAACGACCAGAGATCAAGCTCGCCCGGACCGGCCTGATTGCCGTATCCGTAGCTGCCGTACTGTTTTTGGGGTTAGCCAGCAGCGCCTATGTATCGCCATCCATGGCCAAAGCGCTCAAAGAAATTCCCGGAGCCAGTCATATTTTCGCCATGGCCGGAGATGCCGGACTCAAAACGGCAGACGAACAGGAATTGCTCACCCGTACCTCACTGGCTGATAGCCATGATGGTATCCACCTGATGGCACCCGAATTTATGTATGATGGCACACGGTTGTCGATTGCATTGAAGCGCCAGCTGGGCGATGGACAGACACCGCAGCAGAGCCTGATCCAATCGATACACGACGTGCAGCTGCAGATTGATGGAGCACCGATAAGTACGTATGCCGGTGCCAATGGAAATAATACAGTCGATCCGATGATGATCCCCGGCTACGATCCCGATACGCTCATTATGGAATTCTCGGATCGGCGTAATCAGCAGGGACCGGCTTTTCCAGATCAATTCCAATTAACCGTACAAATGAAAATCGATGGAGCCAAGCAGCCTTTTACGATTCATCTGCCGATTCAGAAAAATACGCAGGCGATGAAAATCGTTACGCCAAATATACAACGTCAGGACAAGCATGTTCAGTTTACTGTAGCCAAAATGGAGTTTACACCGGTCACTACGAATATTACGACCAAAATCCAGTTGTCTGGCGGGCAGAAGATCGATTTGGATACTATCATGATACATTATGATGTGGTGGATGATCAGGGCCACAAGCTGTCTGAGTTAAGTGGAGGAAATGGTTATTACGAACATGACGGCAGTACACTGACTACGGATAGTCGCTTTGCTCCTTTTACCACTCTGCCCAAATCCATTACGATCAAGCCTTATCGACAGCTGCTGCAGAAAGATGATCCTAGCCAGTTCCAAATGGACGCCAATGGAAATATCAAAGTCGAATATTTACCGGAACTAGAGGTTACCATTCCACTGAGCCAATAA
- a CDS encoding MFS transporter: protein MSTKVQASPASSADHTASTSIPGWLVLFLAVACGIIVANLYYAQPLIGLIRQDIGLSSGAAGLIVTLAQIGYAAGLLFIVPLGDILENRKLVFGGLIFTAAALALTAWAQNSVLFLIASMLVGVGSVAAQILVPYASHLAPEASRGRVVGNVMSGLLLGIMLARPVSSLVADWLGWRAIFWLSAVLVVALSLVLVKALPSRHPASNHSYGQLIGSLWGLLAHTAILRRRALYHAFVFGTFSLFWTTVPLLLSSPAFHFSQTEIALFALVGVAGAFAAPIAGRLADKGWIRPATGIALGIVILSMILPLFVHTRSVWTVTLLVVAAIVLDMGVSANMVIGQRAIFSLGAEVRSRMNGLYMAIFFVGGAAGSAAGSWAYDMGGWQTALMIGIAMPVVALLYYLTEYRRAKG, encoded by the coding sequence ATGAGTACCAAAGTTCAGGCTTCACCTGCCTCATCGGCAGACCATACGGCTTCAACTTCCATTCCCGGTTGGCTCGTTCTATTTCTGGCGGTTGCCTGCGGTATCATCGTCGCCAATCTGTATTATGCCCAGCCACTGATCGGTCTGATCCGTCAGGATATTGGACTATCATCCGGTGCAGCAGGTCTGATCGTTACGCTGGCACAGATCGGATATGCAGCCGGGTTATTATTTATCGTGCCATTGGGTGATATTTTGGAGAACCGGAAGCTGGTATTCGGCGGACTGATCTTCACCGCAGCGGCGCTGGCGCTCACCGCCTGGGCGCAGAATTCAGTGCTATTTCTGATCGCTTCCATGCTGGTAGGCGTAGGTTCGGTAGCTGCGCAGATTCTGGTACCCTATGCGTCACATCTTGCTCCCGAAGCCTCTCGCGGCCGGGTGGTTGGTAATGTCATGAGCGGGTTGCTGCTCGGTATTATGCTGGCACGTCCGGTATCGAGTCTCGTCGCAGACTGGCTGGGCTGGCGGGCGATCTTCTGGCTGTCTGCCGTTCTTGTAGTGGCGCTGTCACTTGTTCTGGTCAAGGCACTTCCATCCAGACATCCAGCATCGAATCATTCCTACGGACAGCTGATCGGTTCATTGTGGGGACTGCTGGCTCATACGGCGATCCTGCGCCGCCGCGCCTTGTATCATGCTTTTGTCTTCGGGACATTCAGTCTGTTCTGGACAACGGTGCCGCTGCTGCTGTCCAGCCCGGCTTTTCATTTCTCCCAGACCGAGATTGCCCTGTTCGCACTCGTCGGTGTAGCCGGAGCATTCGCTGCTCCAATCGCCGGTCGTCTGGCCGACAAAGGATGGATTCGTCCGGCAACCGGCATTGCGCTGGGGATTGTTATTCTGTCGATGATCCTGCCGCTGTTCGTACACACACGTTCGGTCTGGACAGTTACACTGCTCGTGGTAGCTGCGATTGTGCTGGATATGGGGGTATCCGCGAATATGGTGATTGGTCAGCGGGCGATTTTCTCCCTTGGTGCCGAAGTGCGCAGCCGGATGAACGGACTGTATATGGCAATCTTCTTCGTCGGTGGTGCTGCAGGTTCGGCAGCAGGCAGCTGGGCATATGACATGGGAGGCTGGCAGACGGCGCTGATGATCGGGATTGCTATGCCTGTAGTGGCGCTGCTCTATTACCTGACCGAATACAGACGGGCAAAAGGCTGA